A genomic region of Anaerolineales bacterium contains the following coding sequences:
- the obgE gene encoding GTPase ObgE: MDSHFIDEVEITVSSGKGGDGMVHFRRERFVPRGGPDGGDGGRGGSVILEVEDSMRTLYNFRRQKKFAAEEGRPGGPSNRSGRGAPDLVLKVPVGTLVYDASRGDLLADLVHAGERYEAARGGRGGRGNQHFANSRNQAPRIGEKGAPGEEKTLRLELKLLADIGIVGVPNAGKSTLLAALTNARPRIANYPFTTLAPNLGVAVLDEETDLVLADIPGLIEGAHTGKGLGHDFLRHIQRTRVLIHLLDGMAEAPLADYTQINSELALFDPQLGSKPQVVAVNKIDLPDVQARWPELQAGLKKLGVASPLAISAVSGQDVRRLLGRAAEALRALPEPVADELPVYRPETDPTEFEITREPDGWRLHGAAIERAAAMTYWEHDQSVSRFQRILRQLKIDVALREKGVVDGDTVFIGEYELEWKD, from the coding sequence ATGGATAGCCATTTCATCGATGAAGTAGAAATTACCGTCAGCTCCGGCAAGGGCGGCGACGGCATGGTGCACTTCCGCCGGGAGCGCTTTGTGCCGCGCGGCGGGCCGGATGGCGGCGACGGGGGCCGCGGCGGTTCAGTGATCCTGGAAGTGGAAGATTCCATGCGCACCCTGTACAACTTCCGCCGCCAGAAGAAATTCGCGGCTGAGGAAGGCCGTCCCGGTGGCCCCAGCAATCGCAGCGGGCGCGGCGCCCCCGATCTGGTGCTAAAAGTGCCCGTGGGCACGCTGGTGTATGACGCCAGCCGCGGTGACCTATTGGCCGATCTGGTGCATGCCGGGGAGCGTTACGAGGCCGCCCGCGGCGGCCGTGGCGGGCGTGGCAACCAGCATTTCGCCAACTCGCGCAACCAGGCACCGCGCATTGGCGAAAAAGGTGCCCCCGGCGAAGAAAAGACCCTACGCCTGGAGCTCAAGCTGCTGGCAGATATTGGCATCGTCGGCGTGCCCAATGCCGGCAAATCCACCCTGCTCGCGGCGCTCACCAATGCGCGCCCGCGCATCGCCAACTATCCCTTCACCACCCTGGCGCCCAACCTCGGCGTAGCCGTGCTGGATGAAGAGACTGATCTGGTATTGGCGGATATCCCTGGCCTTATCGAGGGCGCCCATACCGGCAAAGGGTTGGGGCATGACTTTTTGCGCCATATCCAGCGCACGCGTGTATTGATCCATCTATTGGACGGCATGGCCGAGGCGCCGCTAGCGGATTACACCCAGATCAATAGCGAGCTGGCTTTGTTTGACCCGCAGTTGGGTAGCAAGCCCCAGGTGGTGGCGGTCAATAAGATCGATCTGCCCGATGTGCAAGCACGTTGGCCGGAATTGCAAGCCGGCCTGAAGAAGCTCGGCGTAGCTTCGCCGCTGGCCATCTCCGCCGTCAGCGGCCAGGATGTGCGCCGCCTGCTGGGGCGCGCCGCCGAGGCTTTGCGCGCCCTGCCCGAACCGGTGGCCGATGAGTTGCCGGTCTACCGGCCCGAAACGGACCCAACGGAGTTCGAGATCACCCGCGAGCCCGACGGTTGGCGCCTGCACGGCGCCGCCATTGAACGCGCCGCGGCGATGACCTATTGGGAGCATGACCAATCGGTCAGCCGCTTCCAGCGTATTCTGCGCCAGCTCAAGATCGATGTTGCCCTGCGAGAAAAGGGCGTGGTGGATGGTGATACCGTGTTTATCGGTGAGTATGAACTGGAATGGAAAGACTGA
- a CDS encoding ribonuclease HII: protein MASRPAVPRPRKKVPKWPSLRYERKLWAQGIVYVAGADEAGRGALAGPVYAAAVILPSDLHRQLRGVRDSKQLTARERQQLAPRIRQYALAWAVASASVDEIDTINILQASYLATRRALAALTLAPQHLLLDAIRLAENPLPQTALIGGDARSLSIAAASVLAKTARDAELSRLDAEFPHYGFAQHKGYATAAHRAAIATYGPCAHHRRSFAPMKAPA, encoded by the coding sequence ATGGCTAGCCGGCCGGCTGTGCCACGCCCGCGGAAAAAAGTGCCCAAATGGCCCAGCCTGCGCTACGAGCGCAAGTTATGGGCGCAAGGAATTGTGTATGTGGCCGGCGCCGATGAAGCCGGGCGCGGCGCCCTGGCCGGCCCGGTCTACGCCGCCGCGGTGATCCTGCCCAGCGATCTGCACCGCCAGTTGCGCGGCGTACGCGATTCCAAGCAGCTCACTGCCCGCGAACGCCAGCAGTTGGCCCCACGCATTCGCCAGTATGCGTTGGCTTGGGCAGTCGCCAGCGCCAGCGTAGACGAAATCGATACGATCAATATCCTGCAGGCCAGCTACCTCGCCACCCGCCGGGCGCTGGCCGCCTTGACGCTGGCCCCGCAGCACTTGCTGCTGGATGCAATTCGCCTGGCGGAGAACCCCTTGCCGCAAACCGCCTTGATCGGCGGCGATGCACGCAGCCTGAGCATTGCCGCAGCCTCAGTGCTGGCCAAAACCGCACGCGATGCCGAATTAAGCCGCCTGGACGCCGAGTTTCCCCACTATGGCTTCGCCCAGCACAAGGGCTACGCCACCGCCGCCCACCGCGCCGCCATCGCCACGTACGGGCCGTGTGCCCACCACCGGCGCAGCTTCGCACCAATGAAGGCGCCCGCATGA
- a CDS encoding glycosyltransferase family 2 protein, whose translation MSATTPFLSLIIPAYNEEQRLPESLARVHAFVSQQSYPYEVLVVENGSQDRTLAIAEAFAAEHAGFRVLTSPGRGKGLAVRLGMLAARGEWRMMLDADLSMPVSEIPRFLPPQQNGAEVIIASREAPGAVRYNEPDVRHVGGRVINALIRALALPGLQDTQCGFKCFSARAAQALFPLQTMDGWSFDVEVLYLARKQGLAIMELPIPWYYSDHSHVRPLTDTLHMLRDILRIRLNDWQGRYG comes from the coding sequence GTGTCTGCTACTACCCCCTTCCTCTCGCTGATCATCCCTGCCTATAACGAAGAGCAACGCCTACCGGAGAGCCTGGCGCGCGTGCATGCCTTCGTCAGCCAGCAAAGCTACCCCTACGAAGTTCTCGTCGTCGAGAACGGCAGCCAGGATCGCACCCTGGCGATCGCCGAGGCCTTCGCCGCCGAGCATGCTGGCTTCCGGGTACTCACCTCGCCAGGGCGCGGCAAGGGCCTGGCGGTACGCCTGGGCATGCTGGCGGCGCGTGGCGAATGGCGCATGATGCTCGACGCGGATCTTTCGATGCCAGTCAGCGAGATCCCGCGCTTCCTGCCCCCGCAGCAAAATGGCGCAGAAGTGATCATTGCCTCGCGCGAAGCCCCCGGCGCGGTGCGTTACAACGAGCCCGATGTGCGCCATGTGGGTGGGCGCGTGATCAACGCCCTGATCCGCGCGTTGGCGCTGCCCGGCCTGCAGGATACCCAATGCGGCTTCAAATGCTTCAGCGCCCGCGCCGCGCAGGCGTTGTTCCCCCTGCAAACCATGGACGGTTGGTCATTTGACGTAGAAGTCCTGTACCTGGCGCGCAAGCAAGGCCTGGCAATCATGGAACTGCCGATCCCCTGGTACTACAGTGACCACAGCCATGTGCGCCCGCTGACCGATACGCTGCATATGCTGCGCGATATTTTGCGCATTCGCCTCAACGATTGGCAAGGACGCTATGGCTAG
- the dtd gene encoding D-tyrosyl-tRNA(Tyr) deacylase, with protein sequence MRALVQRVRAAAVRVEGQEIARIAQGVVVLLGVGPQDDESQARYLAEKIANLRIFEDAAGKMNRSLLEVGGAAIVVSQFTLYADSERGRRPSFVRAAAPQHAEPLVARFAELVAEQGVAVQTGRFGAEMLVEIHNDGPVTLWLEK encoded by the coding sequence ATGCGAGCTTTGGTGCAACGCGTGCGCGCCGCTGCGGTGCGTGTGGAAGGGCAGGAGATCGCCCGCATCGCGCAGGGCGTGGTGGTGCTGCTGGGCGTAGGCCCGCAGGATGATGAAAGCCAGGCGCGCTATCTGGCCGAGAAGATCGCCAACTTACGCATCTTCGAAGATGCCGCGGGCAAAATGAATCGCTCGCTGCTGGAGGTGGGCGGGGCGGCGATTGTGGTTTCGCAGTTCACGCTGTACGCCGATAGCGAACGCGGCCGGCGGCCCTCCTTTGTCCGTGCCGCCGCACCGCAGCATGCCGAGCCCCTAGTGGCGCGTTTTGCCGAGTTAGTAGCCGAGCAGGGCGTGGCGGTACAAACCGGGCGCTTTGGGGCCGAGATGCTGGTAGAGATCCACAATGATGGGCCGGTCACCTTGTGGCTGGAAAAATAA
- a CDS encoding DsbA family protein: MATAKRTARTQKRQPATGDEILHIQIKRRHLWALIAPLAFLLGLWAGYLLWGRAPAAAAPSAADSADVGTQIEGLQRYDINLEGDPVLGPADAPVTIVEFADFQCPYCVRHFEQTMPQLMERYGDQVRFVFKNYPLNSIHPDADAAAQAAECANEQGMFWEYHDLLFGGTLGLGPSAYTSYAEQLGLDVAALSTCLAEGRYADAVKQDLALGQQYGVSSTPTFFINGIALVGAYPFDTFASIIDYELANR; the protein is encoded by the coding sequence ATGGCAACCGCAAAAAGGACCGCGCGCACGCAAAAGCGCCAGCCAGCTACAGGCGATGAAATTTTGCACATCCAGATCAAACGCCGCCACCTGTGGGCGCTGATTGCACCGCTGGCCTTCCTTTTGGGCTTATGGGCCGGCTACTTGCTGTGGGGGCGCGCCCCGGCCGCCGCGGCGCCCAGCGCCGCCGACAGTGCCGATGTGGGCACGCAGATCGAAGGCCTGCAGCGCTATGACATCAACCTGGAGGGCGACCCCGTGCTGGGGCCGGCGGATGCACCGGTGACGATCGTGGAGTTTGCGGATTTTCAGTGCCCGTATTGTGTGCGCCACTTTGAGCAGACCATGCCGCAACTGATGGAACGATATGGTGACCAGGTGCGCTTTGTGTTTAAGAATTACCCGCTCAACAGCATTCATCCGGATGCCGATGCAGCCGCCCAGGCGGCCGAATGTGCCAATGAACAAGGCATGTTCTGGGAGTATCACGACCTGCTGTTTGGCGGCACGCTGGGCTTGGGCCCGAGCGCCTATACTAGCTATGCTGAGCAACTGGGCCTGGATGTAGCCGCACTGAGCACCTGCCTGGCGGAGGGGCGCTATGCCGATGCCGTCAAGCAGGATTTGGCGCTGGGGCAGCAGTACGGGGTGAGCTCTACGCCTACCTTTTTCATCAACGGGATCGCCCTGGTGGGCGCTTACCCCTTTGATACCTTTGCTTCGATCATCGATTACGAATTAGCCAACCGCTAA
- a CDS encoding methyltransferase domain-containing protein, whose product MATDPQHPPICDYEGSDYQTRFWEQGGRAYEDGAEAVALRRLLPAHGQLMLEVGAGAGRNTPRYAGYERIVVMDYSTTQLEQAQQYLGSSERYIYVAADVYKLPFVDGLFDGATIIRVLHHMADAPAALQQVRNTLQPQATLILEYANKRNLKSILRWLLDRQKWSPFSLEPVEYIPLNFDFHPKAINGWLRQLGFAIERQLAVSHFRVGWLKRHVPTRLLVALDALFQPLGALWKYTPSIFVRARAAASSSVAAPGAFFKCPECGAPLGAPQGKGLQCACGRHWGIHNGIYNFKQASPTR is encoded by the coding sequence ATGGCAACTGACCCTCAGCACCCGCCCATCTGCGATTATGAGGGGTCGGACTATCAAACCCGCTTCTGGGAGCAGGGCGGCCGCGCCTACGAAGACGGCGCCGAAGCGGTGGCGTTGCGCCGCCTGCTGCCGGCGCACGGCCAACTGATGCTGGAAGTCGGCGCCGGCGCTGGGCGCAACACGCCACGCTACGCGGGCTACGAGCGCATCGTGGTGATGGATTACTCCACCACCCAGCTTGAGCAAGCCCAGCAATACCTGGGCAGCAGTGAACGCTATATTTACGTAGCCGCCGATGTGTACAAGCTGCCCTTTGTAGATGGCTTGTTTGATGGCGCTACCATCATCCGCGTCTTGCACCACATGGCCGATGCACCTGCCGCCTTGCAGCAGGTGCGCAACACCTTGCAACCGCAGGCGACGCTGATCCTGGAATATGCCAACAAGCGCAACCTAAAATCGATCCTCCGTTGGCTGCTGGACCGCCAGAAGTGGAGCCCGTTCAGCCTGGAGCCGGTGGAGTACATCCCGCTCAATTTTGATTTCCACCCCAAGGCGATCAATGGCTGGCTGCGCCAGCTGGGTTTTGCGATCGAGCGCCAACTGGCCGTTTCGCACTTCCGCGTGGGCTGGCTCAAGCGCCATGTGCCCACCCGCCTGCTGGTGGCGCTGGATGCGCTGTTCCAGCCGCTGGGTGCGCTGTGGAAGTACACCCCCAGCATTTTCGTGCGCGCCCGCGCCGCGGCCAGCAGTAGCGTAGCGGCCCCGGGGGCCTTTTTCAAATGCCCAGAATGTGGTGCGCCCCTGGGTGCGCCGCAAGGCAAGGGGCTGCAGTGTGCCTGTGGACGTCACTGGGGCATCCACAACGGTATTTACAACTTCAAACAAGCCAGCCCCACAAGATAA
- a CDS encoding UDP-glucose/GDP-mannose dehydrogenase family protein — MRKISVIGVGYVGLVTAACFSDLGNQVIALDVNEERVAGLKRGEMPIYEPGLEELVKRNVAAGRLHFTTSYKDALKDSEFVFICVGTPSGEDGEADLKYVEAAARSIAQNMVAPLIVINKSTVPVGTGDWVAEIVHEAQPQPIDFWVVSCPEFLREGVAIADFMNPHRTVLGSTNREAADKVAQLHLTLRAPIVITDLRTAEMIKYASNAFLATKISFINEIADICERLGADVKEVAAGMGFDSRIGKQFLEAGLGYGGSCFPKDVKALAFMGDEMGVDTRILNSVMQVNSARRQAIVDKLDEMLGGLQGKTVGLLGLAFKANTDDMRDAPSIDIAQALQAAGASVRGYDPVAMDVARGLLPGVELFNDAYSLAEGVDALLVATEWNEFKNLDLARVHASMKQPVLLDGRNIYTPEVMRNLGFTYYGVGRGNAAGAKTKIKAHVNGN, encoded by the coding sequence ATGCGGAAGATTAGCGTAATCGGGGTGGGCTATGTGGGCCTGGTCACGGCCGCCTGCTTTAGCGACCTGGGCAATCAGGTCATCGCCCTGGATGTGAACGAAGAGCGCGTCGCTGGGCTCAAACGCGGCGAAATGCCGATCTACGAACCGGGGCTGGAAGAGCTGGTGAAGCGCAATGTCGCTGCCGGCCGGCTGCACTTCACCACTTCGTACAAGGACGCGCTCAAAGACAGCGAATTCGTGTTCATCTGCGTGGGCACCCCCTCGGGCGAAGATGGCGAAGCCGATCTGAAGTATGTGGAGGCGGCGGCGCGCAGCATTGCTCAGAACATGGTGGCGCCGCTGATCGTGATCAATAAATCCACCGTGCCAGTTGGCACGGGTGACTGGGTAGCCGAGATCGTACACGAAGCCCAGCCCCAGCCCATCGATTTCTGGGTAGTCTCCTGCCCTGAGTTCCTGCGCGAGGGCGTGGCGATTGCCGATTTTATGAACCCGCATCGCACGGTGTTAGGCTCCACCAATCGTGAAGCCGCGGACAAGGTAGCGCAACTGCACCTCACCCTGCGCGCCCCGATCGTGATCACCGATCTGCGCACCGCCGAGATGATCAAGTACGCCTCCAATGCCTTCCTGGCGACTAAGATCTCCTTCATCAACGAGATTGCCGATATCTGCGAGCGCCTGGGTGCGGATGTAAAAGAGGTCGCCGCCGGCATGGGCTTTGATAGCCGCATCGGCAAGCAATTCCTTGAGGCCGGCTTAGGCTACGGTGGCTCGTGCTTCCCCAAAGACGTCAAAGCGCTGGCCTTCATGGGCGATGAGATGGGCGTGGATACGCGCATTCTCAATTCAGTGATGCAGGTCAACAGCGCTCGCCGCCAAGCCATCGTAGACAAGCTGGATGAAATGCTGGGCGGCCTGCAAGGCAAGACCGTGGGCCTGCTGGGCCTGGCCTTCAAAGCCAATACCGACGATATGCGCGATGCACCTTCGATCGACATCGCGCAAGCCCTGCAAGCCGCTGGTGCCAGCGTGCGCGGCTATGACCCGGTGGCGATGGACGTGGCCCGCGGCCTATTGCCCGGGGTAGAACTGTTCAACGATGCCTACTCGCTAGCCGAAGGCGTGGACGCACTGCTGGTGGCTACCGAATGGAACGAATTCAAGAATTTGGATCTCGCCCGCGTGCATGCCAGTATGAAGCAACCGGTGTTGCTGGATGGCCGCAACATTTACACGCCCGAAGTGATGCGCAATTTGGGCTTCACCTACTACGGCGTAGGCCGCGGCAATGCCGCCGGCGCCAAGACCAAGATCAAAGCACACGTCAATGGCAACTGA
- a CDS encoding M23 family metallopeptidase has product MKLQYYRALRLFGLGLAACQLAACQPAAVPQPTLTPSATAAPSHTPQPSATFTPSATVRPLSAVCSPLAEHDIHSLITLYLTQPFIPPQGENKETGHHGVDFAYYRGGPTGGHINGTPVQAMLDGWVAGLGYNPVYGNYVILETPAAWLPAAVAQLYALGTDDALYLLYAHLQQPAPFALGAELSCAEVLGHVGDSGDRFFVSDPHLHLETRHGPAGLQIGAMSYYSTSASEAEQQNYLLWRTSDTFILSDPLWLLTYAAETP; this is encoded by the coding sequence GTGAAGCTGCAATACTACCGTGCGCTGCGGTTGTTTGGGCTGGGCCTGGCCGCTTGCCAGCTGGCCGCTTGCCAGCCGGCTGCGGTGCCGCAGCCCACGCTAACTCCCAGCGCCACGGCCGCACCCAGCCATACGCCGCAACCCAGTGCCACCTTCACGCCTAGTGCCACCGTGCGGCCGCTCAGCGCAGTGTGCAGCCCGCTGGCCGAGCACGACATCCACAGCCTGATCACGCTTTACCTGACCCAGCCCTTCATCCCACCCCAGGGTGAGAACAAAGAAACCGGCCATCACGGCGTAGATTTTGCTTACTACCGCGGCGGGCCAACTGGCGGCCACATCAATGGCACCCCGGTGCAAGCGATGCTGGATGGCTGGGTGGCTGGCCTGGGCTACAACCCGGTCTATGGCAATTATGTGATCCTAGAAACGCCGGCTGCGTGGCTGCCCGCCGCCGTGGCACAACTTTATGCACTGGGCACGGATGATGCGCTGTATCTACTGTATGCCCATCTGCAGCAACCGGCGCCCTTTGCGCTTGGCGCGGAGCTGAGCTGTGCCGAGGTGCTCGGCCATGTGGGCGATTCGGGCGACCGCTTCTTCGTCAGCGATCCGCACCTGCACCTGGAGACGCGCCACGGCCCGGCGGGCCTGCAGATCGGCGCGATGTCGTATTACAGCACCAGCGCCAGCGAAGCGGAGCAGCAAAACTATCTGCTTTGGCGCACCAGTGATACATTTATATTGAGCGATCCGCTGTGGTTGCTCACCTACGCCGCCGAGACCCCATAG